One Sodalis praecaptivus DNA segment encodes these proteins:
- a CDS encoding glycoside hydrolase family 15 protein, with the protein MTDLPKPGITRNIGDRGIIGDLRSAALVARDATIDYFCWPDLDSPSVFVALLDSEQAGLFSLQPDWPDARLQQLYLPDTNILQTRWLSQQGVAEVTDYMPISDDLERLPLIIRRLQVLKGRVSWRMRCAPMPDYARARPDATLNDGAVTFVTQGQPSLRLAANVALECEDHAAAATFTLGPGEQAIFVFGGADDDRVAVDHTDVLFAETLHYWQRWSAHSNYRGRWREMVNRSALALKLLTSARHGSIAAAATFGLPETPGGERNWDYRASWLRDASFSVYALMRLGYTDEAKAFNRWVGRCMANSRFDPEKLQVVYRLDSGTELPEADLPHLTGYGGARPVRIGNQAYRQRQLDIYGELMDAIYLANKYGDAIPHQGWQHVVNTVNHVCDCWQQADAGIWEMRGEPQHFLHSRLMCWVALDRALRLGMKRSLSMPYGRWDKARAAIREDIWSNFWNPELGHFTATRHGKDLDASMLLMPLFRFVSATDPEWLATLDAIRAHLVHDGLVRRYIAEETPADPLEGEEGAFAACSFWYVECLARAGRLSEAHFEFEKLLRYANPLGLYAEEFDRRGYALGNTPQALTHLALISAAFFLDRKLDGKDPLWQP; encoded by the coding sequence AGTTTACAACCGGACTGGCCCGACGCGCGGCTACAACAGCTGTACCTGCCGGACACCAATATCCTGCAAACCCGCTGGCTGTCGCAGCAGGGGGTCGCGGAAGTCACGGATTATATGCCGATTAGCGACGATCTGGAGCGTTTACCGCTGATTATCCGCCGGTTACAGGTATTGAAGGGTCGCGTCAGCTGGCGCATGCGCTGCGCGCCGATGCCAGACTATGCGCGCGCCCGACCTGATGCCACGTTAAACGATGGCGCGGTAACCTTTGTCACCCAAGGTCAGCCGTCGCTGCGGCTGGCTGCCAACGTTGCGCTGGAATGTGAAGATCACGCCGCGGCAGCGACCTTTACGCTCGGGCCGGGCGAGCAGGCGATATTTGTTTTCGGCGGTGCCGACGACGACCGGGTGGCGGTGGATCATACCGACGTCTTATTCGCCGAAACGCTGCACTATTGGCAGCGTTGGTCGGCGCATAGTAATTACCGCGGCCGCTGGCGGGAAATGGTAAACCGCTCGGCGCTGGCGCTGAAATTGCTTACCTCCGCCCGGCACGGCTCGATCGCCGCCGCCGCCACCTTCGGCCTGCCGGAGACGCCGGGAGGCGAACGCAACTGGGATTATCGCGCCTCATGGCTGCGCGACGCCTCGTTTAGCGTCTATGCCCTCATGCGGCTGGGCTATACCGATGAGGCGAAAGCGTTCAACCGCTGGGTCGGCCGGTGTATGGCCAACAGCCGTTTTGATCCGGAAAAATTGCAGGTGGTTTACCGTCTCGACAGCGGCACCGAACTGCCGGAAGCCGATTTACCTCACCTGACCGGCTATGGCGGCGCCCGGCCGGTACGCATCGGTAATCAGGCTTACCGCCAGCGGCAGTTGGATATCTATGGCGAACTGATGGACGCCATCTATCTGGCCAATAAATACGGCGATGCAATCCCGCACCAGGGTTGGCAACACGTAGTGAATACCGTCAACCATGTGTGCGATTGCTGGCAGCAGGCGGATGCGGGTATTTGGGAAATGCGCGGCGAACCGCAGCATTTTCTCCATTCGCGCTTAATGTGTTGGGTGGCGCTGGACCGCGCCCTGCGCCTTGGCATGAAACGATCGCTGTCGATGCCCTATGGCCGTTGGGACAAAGCCCGCGCCGCCATCCGCGAGGATATTTGGTCAAACTTCTGGAATCCGGAGCTCGGCCATTTCACCGCTACGCGCCACGGTAAAGATCTGGACGCCTCAATGCTGCTAATGCCGCTTTTCCGCTTTGTTAGCGCCACCGACCCCGAGTGGTTGGCAACCCTGGACGCCATTCGCGCCCATCTGGTGCATGATGGCCTGGTGCGACGCTATATCGCCGAGGAGACGCCCGCTGACCCCCTGGAGGGGGAAGAAGGGGCCTTTGCCGCCTGCTCGTTTTGGTATGTGGAATGCCTGGCGCGCGCCGGGCGTTTGAGCGAAGCGCACTTTGAATTTGAAAAGCTGCTGCGCTACGCCAACCCGCTGGGCCTGTATGCGGAGGAATTTGACCGTCGCGGCTATGCCCTCGGCAATACGCCGCAGGCGCTAACCCATCTGGCGCTGATAAGCGCCGCCTTTTTCCTTGACCGCAAGCTCGACGGTAAAGATCCGCTGTGGCAGCCCTAG